From a single Flavobacteriales bacterium genomic region:
- a CDS encoding MoxR family ATPase gives MEQTFSDTPETVTSESIRALNDRIQQASAFVDLIDQQMERVIIGQKDMIQKLLVALLADGHILLEGVPGLAKTMAIKALASTVDVDFSRIQFTPDLLPADLIGTLIYSPRNEEFSVKKGPIFSNFVLADEINRAPAKVQSALLEAMQERQVTIGTSTYQLPQPFLVMATMNPIEQEGTYPLPEAQTDRFMLKVVLDYPKREEEKAIIRQNVRVGGMPTAQKVVKPAEILAARQLVREVYMDEKIEQYIVDIVYATRKPDQYKLTDLTSLIAIGGSPRASINMALAAKALAFTKRRGYVIPEDVRAVCPDVLRHRIGLTYEAEAENISVMEIIERVMNTVEVP, from the coding sequence ATGGAACAGACATTTTCCGATACACCTGAAACCGTTACATCCGAGAGTATTCGGGCACTTAACGATCGCATTCAGCAGGCCAGTGCTTTTGTGGACCTGATCGATCAGCAAATGGAGCGGGTGATCATTGGCCAGAAGGACATGATCCAAAAGCTATTGGTCGCGTTGTTGGCTGATGGGCATATCCTCTTGGAAGGTGTACCTGGTCTGGCCAAGACCATGGCGATCAAAGCCCTTGCAAGCACGGTGGATGTTGATTTCAGTCGTATCCAATTCACGCCGGACCTCTTGCCCGCTGACCTTATCGGAACGCTGATCTACAGCCCACGCAACGAAGAGTTCAGCGTTAAGAAAGGACCCATCTTCAGCAATTTCGTATTGGCGGATGAGATCAACCGTGCGCCTGCAAAAGTGCAAAGTGCCTTGTTGGAAGCAATGCAGGAAAGGCAGGTAACCATCGGTACCAGCACTTACCAACTGCCACAACCCTTCTTGGTAATGGCCACCATGAACCCCATCGAACAGGAAGGAACATATCCCTTACCGGAAGCACAGACCGACCGTTTCATGCTGAAGGTGGTTCTTGATTATCCGAAGCGCGAAGAAGAAAAAGCCATTATTCGGCAAAATGTACGCGTAGGTGGTATGCCAACTGCACAAAAGGTGGTGAAGCCAGCAGAGATCCTGGCTGCACGCCAATTAGTGCGTGAGGTTTACATGGACGAAAAGATCGAGCAATACATCGTGGATATCGTATACGCGACGCGTAAACCGGATCAATACAAATTGACGGACCTGACATCTTTGATCGCTATTGGTGGATCGCCACGAGCGAGTATCAACATGGCATTGGCTGCAAAAGCCTTGGCATTCACGAAGCGTCGTGGGTACGTTATTCCGGAGGATGTCCGTGCTGTTTGCCCGGATGTTCTGCGTCATCGTATCGGCCTTACCTACGAGGCAGAAGCAGAGAATATTTCCGTTATGGAGATCATTGAACGAGTGATGAATACGGTTGAAGTTCCATGA